The DNA window TGTCGGCACGGTGAACTTCATCGTCAAACCGCGGCCCGGCTCGAACGAGCTGTGGGTCAGCAACACCGACGCCCGCAATCTGGTGCGTTTCGAACCCAACCAGCGCGGCCATTCGGTCGACAACCGGCTGACCCGCATCACGACCGGCGCCGCCCCTACGGTGGCTCCCTTCGACCTCAACCCGGGCATCGACTACGCCACGCTTCCCAATCCGGCCGCCAAGGCGACCGCCATCGCCCAGCCGATGGATCTGGCGTTCGAGCCGGACGGCCTGCACCTGTGGGTGGCCGGGTTCGGCACCGACCGGATCGCAAGGGTCAGGGCAAGCGACGGGGTTGTGGTGGATCGTGTCTCCGTGCATCCCGTCGATGACGGCACTCCGCAGACGAGAACCAAGCGCGGTCCCCGGGGGCTTGCGCTGCAGGCGTCGACCGGCCGCCTCTACGTGATGAACCGGATCTCCAACACGGTCTCGGTCATGGACACCGGCACTTCGTCGCTTCTCTTCGAAAGTCCCGTCGGCAGCCACGATCCGACACCCGTGACCATTCGCGAGGGAAGAGGCTTTCTCTACGACGCGCTGCTTTCCGGAAACGGCACCCAGTCGTGTGCGTCGTGCCACATCGATGCCGACCGCGACGAACTCGCGTGGGACCTCGGGAACCCCGACGGCGATCTCGACATCGTCACCCAGTTCAATCCCATCGTCGGCACCGACGTCACCTTCGAGCTCCATCCGATGAAGGGCCCGATGACGACGCAGACCCTGAAGGGAATCGAGAGCCATGACCCGCTGCACTGGCGTGGTGACCGACCGGGCTTCAATGCCTTCAATGCGGCCTTCGACGGACTGCTTGGCGGCAGCCAACTCGCGCCCGCCGACATGGATGCCTTCCGCGAGTTCATCCATACGATCGTTTTCGAGCCGAACCCCAACCAGAATCTGAACGGCACCCTGCCCGCCAGCTTTCCTTCCGGCGACCCGAACGCCGGCGACCCGCTCGCCGGCCTCGATATCTTCGTCAACGACTTCTACGTCCCTGGTCTTACCTGCAACACCTGCCACGCGCTGCCGACGGGAAGCAACAACCTGATCATCCCCGGCAACATCATGGGCTCGCCGCAGGACGTCAAAGTCCCACACCTCCGCAACGTCTACCAGAAGCGCTTCTTCACCGGCAGCGACATCGACCCGTCTCTGAGCGGCTTCGGGCTGACGCACGACGGCCTCGACCCCGACCTCTTCACCTTCCTCTCCCGTCCGGTGTTCGGCCTCTTCGCCAACGACGCCACGGTCAAGCGCAACATCAGCGCCTTCCTCCACTGCCTCGACACGGGCACGGCACCGACGGTCGGCTTCAGCAAGCCTGTCGACCAGACCACCCTGGCTCCCGGAGACTCCGAGTGGAACATCCTCCAGAACCAGGCGGCAGGCGGCAACATCGACCTCGTGATCCACGGCGAGATCGAGGGAGAAGCGCGATCCTTCGTCTATCGGCCGGGAACCGACGACTATCTCAGCGATTCCGACTCGTTCGGCCCCCTCACCCGCGCGGAACTCGAGCTCTTGATCAGTACGGGAGATGCCGTAGTGACCCTGATGGGCGTCCCGGACGGCAGCGGCGAGCGCCTCGGGCGCGATCGCGACCTCGACGGCATCCCGAACCGCGACGAACCCCTTCCCCGGCTTGAAATCGCGATCGAGGGCGGCCTGCCGAAACTCCGCTGGCCCTTCGACGAGCCCTTCATGGTCCTCGAATCGAGCGACACCCCCGGTGGCTCCAGCCCGTGGCAGACCGTCACCGAGCCGCGCTCCACCAGCGCCCCTTGGATTGAAGTGCAGGAATCGGGTCTCGAAAGCCGTCGCTTTTTCCGTCTGCGCCGTCCATAGTCCCAGCTGCCATGGAGACCCCGCCTCCGATGCCGACCCCGCGCCCGAGTATCCTCTCGCGGATCGGGCTGGCCGGACTCACGGTCGTGCCAGCCCTGCTGGCTCTCAGCATGGTGGGAACCGGGATCTCGGAATCGAGCGGCGGACTCTTTGTTGGCGGAGCGGTGCTGCTCGTGGTCATCGTGGCGATGATCGTGATGGCGCAAACCACACCGGGCTGGCGCCGCGCCGCCATGATCACCATGGGCGTCCTCTCGGGGCTTATCCTCGGGACCATTGCCGTGGGGGTTCTCGCGCTCGCCGTGCTATTCGCGATGTGTGCGTCGGCGCTGGGCGGCGCCTGATTTCGTCTCACTGCACGGCACTGGTTCTGCTGAAGGAACGCACAATCCGATGTCCGACAAAACCAGCGTCATCGATGCCCACGCCGACCTGTCCGGCTTCCTCGAGACGCTCCAGCAACTGGTCCGGGAGCCCTCGGTCGTCGGCACGGAAGATTCGTTTTTCAGGGTCCTGCGACGTGAACTCGAGGAACTCGACCTGCAGGTCGAGCGACACCTGGGCGTACTGGTCGCCCGCGGGAAAAACCCCGAACTGCTGACGCTTTCCGCCCACATCGACCGCCACGGCCTGCTCTGCACGGGCCCGAACGAGTTCCAGTATGCCGCCTTCATCTCCTCGAACCGCGGAGACCTGACGGGCGACTCGCTGTCGGAGCAGATGGCGGCCACCATCGCCGACCGGTTCGCCGGACAGAGGGTCCAGGCCCACTTGCCCTACACCGGCACCTACCTCGGCCAGGGTGTGATTTCCCACTCCTACCTCTGCCCTGCGCGTCACAACCTCATCTTTGAACTCGACGGTCTCGAGTTCCTGCAACCGGGAGCGCCGGTTTCGTTTCTCGATCGCCTTCGGGTCACGGAAACGCACCTCTCGGCCCAGCTCGACAACGTTCTCTCGGTGGCCCTGATCGTTCACCTGTTCCGCCAGGGGTTCGGTGGTACCGCGCTCTTCACCGCTCAGGAGGAAGCCGGACGCTCATGGCGCTACGCGCTCGAGTGGTTCCGTCGGGAAGGCATCGAGACCAATCGCCTGCTGGTGCTCGACACCTCACCCTATCCCACCCCCGAAGCCGCCGGAGCCCAGGAGCTGGTGCTCCGCCGCAAGGACGCATCGGCGGAGTTCGATCCGAAGTTCACCGCCGAGCTTGAGACCCTTTGCCAAGTCCTCGGCGTCCGACATGACTTCAAGGACGCATGGATCGAGCATGAGAACCTGGACCGGCCGAAGCCGATGTCGCTCGGCCGGACCGAACTGGGCCGGCTTGCGGCAGCGACCGACGGACGGATCAACGGGACTACGCTTCAGATCCCGACCACCGGCTACCACACCGCATCCGAGACCGCATCGCTCGATTCGATCCGTGCCGCCCTGCGGTTGCTGGCAACGTATCTCGGCTGAAGAGTGGCAAGGCGGGTCGTAACCCAAACCGGTTCCACTCATTGACCACTTGGCATTCGCCGTGCATCTGATGAGATGGAATCCATGGAAACCGAATCGCTCTTCACACGGGTCGGCGGGGAGGCCGGCATCGAGAAGTTGGTCGACGCATTCTACGGCCGGGTCACGTCCGACGCGCTACTTGCCCCCTTCTTCGAGAAGGTGCCGATGGAGCACCTGACGAAGATGCAGAAGGAATTCTTCAGCGAGGCCCTCGGCGGTCCGCTGTTCTACACCGGCCGGTCAATGAGACAGGTCCACGCGGGACGCGGAATCCGGAAGGAGCACCTGCAGCGCTTCACCGAAATCCTGCTCGAGACGCTGGAGGCGGAGCGGGATGACCTCGATCTCACGCCGAAGGACGTCAACGACATCTACAGCCGGATCGCGATCGAGGCGGACCGTATCACCGACGACGTGGCCGAGTCGGGCTGAGATTCGGGTAAAAGGCGACACTCTCCCCGCTCTCCAATCAGGGGGCGGCTTCGGGGTTCGGATCGGCCTTCTCGTCGTCCGCCCACTTGGCCTTCTTCACCGTCGAGTTGTTCGACTTGTATTCGGCGACCTTCTTGTCGCCGTGCCAGACCTTGATCCAGATCCCCTCGATGTCGTCGCTCAGCCGGTTGCGAGAGCCGTCGGTGAAAACGAAGTCCCCGTCCAGCTCCAGATCCTTCACGATCACCGGCCGGGTCTTGACGGTCACCTTCGCGCCATGGGTCATTTTCTCCACATTCATCCGGTGACCGTAGACCTTCTGCGCATCTTCGAAGCCGATCTTGTCGGACGCCTTGGTGTCGAGATAGATCCGGTAGCTGACTTCGAGGCCTTCCAGCGGCGCGCGTGACCAGTTCTCCAGTTCGATTTCGAAGATCCACTCCTCCGGGGTAATCTCACCATTGCCGACATCGGTCTTCGAACCCTTGCGAATCCGCTCTTTCTCCGGCTCGATCTCGATCGAGTAATCGATGTTATCCGGGATCGCGGCCGGCTTGGAATCACCCGAGGCGTCCGGCTTGTCGGTCTCGAACTTCTTCGGGTCGGCCTTCCACAACTTGATGTAGAGCTGGTCGGCGCTGCTGAGCTTGGAAATCGGAAAGGTATACTTCTTACCGCTGTCCAGGAGCAGCGTGACATTCGAACCGGAAACCGACGTGACCTCGGCCTCGATCTCTCGACCTTGCTGGTCGGTGAAGGTCCTGGCTCCGGCGGAATGCGAGAGGGCCAGAAGCAAGACGGCAGCCCCGAGGGCTCCGTGGGCAAGTGATGACTTCATGAGGAGTACGCTTAGGCGACGTCTCCCATACGCACAGATCGTGCCCGAAATTCAAGATGTTTGCGACCCGGTCGGAAATAGGGCCGGAGAGAAACACTGGCTAAGCAACGAGCCCGAGGGCGTGGGGTCTCGCGGCAGGCTTTCTGCACGGATCGGCTGGACTGCCTGAGCTTTTCCCCTTTCCGACGCCAGTCAGGGTGACCGATTGGCCACCCTGACACTTGGATTGCTTATGCTTCGCCGCGGACAATGCGGCTAGGAGGCGCTTAGGGCACGACCTCCACCCGGACCCGGTAAAAGCGGGCCTTCTTACCGTCCGGGAGGAGCGGCGGATAAGGGACACTCGCGACATGGTAGTCCGGATCGTCCGTCGAGTCGGCTACGTTGCCCGGGCTCGCACCGCTCGGGTAGAAGGTGCCGAGGTCACTGCTGAACTCGACCGTATAGCTCACGCTCCCGGGCTGCCCGAAGTCGTCGCGACGGATGAACAACGCATCGAATGTTACCCCGCCACCGAACGTCAGCTGCGTCGTCGGCGAACCATTGACGGAACCGTCCGGATTCAACGGGCCACTGTCCAATACCCCGATCTCCGTCCCGAAACCGAACTCCAGCAGGCTGACCAAACCGTCACCGTCGGTGTCGGTCTCATCCAGGCTACCGTCCACCGGGAGACCGTTGGCAAAACGCCAGCCCTCGATGATCGAATAAGCGATCAACGCGACGTCGTTTCCGTCTCCTGCGACGTAGTCCACGGCGCCCGTCCTGCCCGAGCCAAGGTAGTCGTTGCTGAAGGGGTCACCGACGGCGAATGTTCCCGTCACCGCGTCGCCAGCCGTGTCGTTGTCGATGACCACGATCGGTGCCGGACTCGCCTCCGGTGCACCGACCTCGAACACCGTGAGCGTCGGACCGGTCAGGGTGACAGCTCCGTTGACGACCAACTGGTCGAAGGCCGCCCCGGGTGCACCCGCGGTGTTGTCGACATCGATCTCAAGAACCCCGGAAACCGTCAGCGGCCCGGTCGTCAGCGTGGTGACTCCGTTACCTCCCGGACTCAGGGTGCCGTCGACATCCACCGCCGAATCCGTGGAACCATTGCCCTCAAGCCGGGATCCCGGATCCACGGTGTAGGTTCCACCGCCCGTGTGGGAGCCGTTCAGTTCCAGTGTGCCGTTCTCCATCACCGTGGCACCAACGTAGGTGTTGGAACCGCTGTGGATCATCCGCCCGCCGCCCCGCAACACGATGCCCGCACCGGCAACGGTTGAACCGATATCTCCCGCGAGATCGACATCACTGGCGACGCTGATACCACGGTTGGCCGTCAGCGTGGCCGGACCGTCGAATGTCAGCGTGCCATTGTTGACCGCGTCTCCGAGGTAGGCACTGTTGCCACCACCATTCTCGAAGAACAGGTCGTTGGAAACTGTTCGCGCTGCAGCGCCGTCGGAGCTGAGACCCGCTCCGTAGATCGACAGGATGCCGGTACCGAAGGGGCCGCTGGTAACCGAGCCGGGACCACCGACGCTATCCAAGCCGACCTGGGTCAGGTTCGTGGCGTCGTTGCTCTCGTCACCCAGAATCGTACCTCCGGAATAGGTGTGGGCGGCCGCCATCAGGAGTGTGCTGGAGCC is part of the Haloferula helveola genome and encodes:
- a CDS encoding group 1 truncated hemoglobin, whose translation is METESLFTRVGGEAGIEKLVDAFYGRVTSDALLAPFFEKVPMEHLTKMQKEFFSEALGGPLFYTGRSMRQVHAGRGIRKEHLQRFTEILLETLEAERDDLDLTPKDVNDIYSRIAIEADRITDDVAESG